In one window of Oryza sativa Japonica Group chromosome 9, ASM3414082v1 DNA:
- the LOC4347669 gene encoding protein SHORT INTERNODES 1-like, translating into MAGFPLGGGSHSRDNPAPPVPPVHPADAASFLYATRGGSFQLWQQQEQQPFYASNIIRFADDAPPAPSLAGASSSSSSRGMRSSGGGGGGGGGGISCQDCGNQAKKDCTHMRCRTCCKSRGFACATHVKSTWVPAAKRRERQQQLAALAASAAATAGGAGPSRDPTKRPRARPSATTPTTSSGDQQMVTVAERFPREVSSEAVFRCVRLGPVDQAEAEVAYQTAVSIGGHVFKGILHDVGPEALAVAGGGGASEYHFRLTGDGSSPSTAAAGEAGSGGGGNIIVSSAVVMDPYPTPGPYGAFPAGTPFFHGHPRP; encoded by the exons ATGGCGGGGTTCCCTCTAGGCGGAGGAAGCCACAGCCGAGACAACCCGGCGCCGCCCGTCCCGCCGGTGcaccccgccgacgccgcctcgttcCTGTACGCCACGAGGGGCGGGAGCTTCCAGCTAtggcagcagcaggagcagcagccgtTCTACGCCTCCAACATCATCCGCTTCGCCGATGACGCGCCCCCGGCGCCGTCGTTGGCGGgggcgtcgtcctcgtcctcgtcgcgcGGGATGcggtcgagcggcggcgggggcggtggcggcggcggcggcatcagctGCCAGGACTGCGGCAACCAGGCCAAGAAGGACTGCACCCACATGCGCTGCCGCACCTGCTGCAAGAGCCGGGGCTTCGCCTGCGCCACCCACGTCAAGTCCACCTGGGTCCCCGCCGCCAAGCGCCGCGAGCGCCAGCAGCagctcgccgcgctcgccgcctccgccgccgccaccgccggcggcgccggcccaTCTCGCGACCCCACCAAACGCCCCCGCGCGCGTCCCTCCGCCACCACCCCGACGACCTCCTCAG GAGATCAGCAGATGGTGACGGTGGCGGAGAGGTTCCCGCGGGAGGTGAGCTCGGAGGCGGTGTTCCGGTGCGTGCGGCTGGGGCCGGTCGACCAGGCCGAGGCGGAGGTCGCGTACCAGACGGCCGTCAGCATCGGCGGCCACGTGTTCAAGGGCATCCTGCACGACGTCGGCCCCGAAGCCCtggcggtcgccggcggcggcggcgccagcgagTACCACTTCCGCCTCACCGGCGACGGGTCCTCGCCGagcaccgccgcggccggcgaggcaggctccggcggcggcggcaacatcATCGTGTCATCGGCTGTGGTGATGGACCCGTACCCGACGCCCGGGCCCTACGGCGCGTTCCCCGCCGGCACGCCATTCTTCCACGGCCACCCGCGGCCGTGA